In Thunnus maccoyii chromosome 3, fThuMac1.1, whole genome shotgun sequence, the following proteins share a genomic window:
- the LOC121894576 gene encoding tripartite motif-containing protein 16-like protein, whose protein sequence is MADPRVPVRMNHLCCRICCKVLRNPATIPCGHNFCMQCIQDCWDHEESSDFSCSCPDCGCSFSSRPQLIKNTTLADLVRDTERCDAGVEKRKQQRSGESVKRPRSCTVTSRGPLCWRHNKLLNVYCCTDEKIICEECASAEHGGHTIGLVGEERRRKQEELENVKRKSKQILQKQEEKWKNMRKIREQIQEEARETDDYCESVLAGVIDSVQRHYLSVRQLIGAQEEATAAQTRISLQTLELKMEEMKKREAELDRLAQTDSDVYFLQEWPSLQRLCEEDHHHAFHQVSEDPLLPFESIKKAVEQLGRQLEAFCDKEFVSISQTADSGEQQESEEEETEEDEVQEIDEASISQSHDLSEVNNTVTGQTVEPTTRAEFLQYACELTLDPTTAHEDLLLSKEGKEVRLCPQKCKSPTIRCQERFVHRRQVLCKEGLQAERCYYEIEVEGDKAEIALAYKGIDRKSRTRLSALGGSANSWSLDRSTNYSVSHKADSVQLTTSPSSHRIGVYLKFREGTLSFYEVSESMKFLYKVEAEFTEPLYPGFWLGEKSCIRISDLRQETVNYSSH, encoded by the exons ATGGCAGATCCCCGTGTCCCCGTGAGGATGAACCACCTCTGCTGTCGAATCTGCTGCAAAGTTCTCAGGAATCCTGCGACGATTCCCTGCGGCCACAACTTCTGCATGCAGTGTATTCAGGACTGCTGGGATCATGAAGAGAGCAGCGACTTTTCCTGCAGCTGTCCTGATTGTGGTTGCTCGTTTTCTTCCAGACCCCAGCTGATCAAGAACACAACTCTGGCTGACTTGGTTAGAGACACAGAAAGGTGTGATGCAGGCGTCGAGAAGAGAAAGCAGCAGCGCTCGGGAGAGTCAGTGAAGAGACCCCGCAGCTGCACAGTGACATCAAGAGGACCTTTGTGTTGGAGGCACAACAAACTCTTGAATGTTTACTGCTGCACTGATGAGAAGATTATATGTGAAGAGTGCGCTTCAGCTGAGCACGGAGGACACACAATTGGGTTGGTGGGAGAGGAACGGAGGAGGAAACAg GAGGAGCTGGAGAATGTAAAGAGGAAATCCAAGCAGATTCTCCagaaacaagaagagaaatggaaaaacatgAGGAAGATTCGGGAACAGATTCAG GAGGAGGCAAGAGAAACAGATGACTACTGTGAAAGTGTCTTGGCCGGTGTCATTGACTCCGTGCAGAGACATTACCTGTCAGTGAGGCAGCTGATCGGTGCTCAAGAGGAGGCGACAGCAGCTCAGACTCGGATCTCCCTGCAGACCTTGGAGCTGAAAATGgaggaaatgaagaaaaggGAGGCTGAGCTGGATCGCCtggcacagacagacagcgatGTCTATTTCCTGCAG GAATGGCCCTCACTCCAGCGTCTCTGTGAAGAAGACCATCACCACGCTTTCCATCAGGTTTCAGAGGATCCACTCCTTCCCTTTGAGTCCATAAAGAAGGCTGTTGAACAGCTTGGGAGGCAACTGGAAGCATTTTGTGACAAAGAATTTGTCTCAATCTCTCAAACTG CTGACAGTGGAGAACAACAGGAatcagaagaagaggagacagaggaggacgaGGTGCAGGAAATAGATGAAGCCAGTATCTCACAGTCTCATG ATCTTTCTGAAGTTAACAACACTGTAACTGGACAGACTGTGGAGCCTACAACCAGAGCAGAGTTTCTTCAGT ATGCATGTGAATTAACCCTGGACCCCACTACAGCTCATGAGGACCTGCTCCTTTCCAAAGAGGGCAAAGAGGTGAGGTTGTGCCCTCAGAAATGTAAGAGCCCAACTATTCGTTGCCAGGAGCGGTTTGTCCACCGGCGACAGGTGCTGTGCAAGGAGGGACTGCAGGCCGAGCGCTGCTATTATGAGATAGAGGTAGAAGGAGACAAGGCAGAGATTGCCCTCGCCTACAAAGGAATAGACAGAAAATCTCGCACAAGACTGTCAGCATTGGGGGGCAGTGCGAACTCCTGGAGTCTTGATCGGTCCACAAACTATTCTGTAAGCCACAAAGCTGACAGCGTCCAACTCACAACATCTCCCAGTAGTCACAGGATTGGTGTTTATCTGAAGTTCAGAGAGGGAACTCTGTCATTCTACGAGGTGTCAGAGAGTATGAAGTTTCTTTACAAGGTTGAAGCAGAGTTCACAGAACCGCTGTATCCGGGCTTCTGGCTGGGAGAGAAAAGTTGCATCAGGATCTCTGATCTGAGACAAGAAACTGTGAACTATAGTTCTCATTAG
- the strip1 gene encoding striatin-interacting protein 1 homolog, giving the protein MDVGGNGGGLPVNNKQRAMLPNKSRGEFTRNPRKDSEGLSESPDLEFEYADTDKWAAELSELYSYTEGPEFALNRKCFEEEFRAHVSDKKWTELDAAQHRAHAMRLLDNLEVIAREKRLKVARAILYMAQGTFAECSSEAEVQHWMRYNVFLLLDVGTFSALVELLNMEIDNSAACSSAVRKPAISLADSTDLRVLLNIMYLMVETIQQEDPADRPEWRVIRETVRAELGSPLFNNEPISVMLFGMVTKFCSGHAPHFPMKKVLLLLWKSILFTLGGFEQLQSIKVHKREELGLPPLPEDSIRVIRSMRAASPPASASDLIEQQQKRARREHKALIKQDNLDAFNEKDPYKADDSREDEDDNDDNDNSIEAETFPLERDEVMPPPIPHPPSERVSFPKGLPWAPKVREKDIENFLESSRSKFIGYTLGSDTDTVVGLPRPIHESIKTLKQHKYVSIAEIQISKEEEFQKTPLSGGEEEVEMCSTELLYQGILPSLPQYMIALLKILLAAAPTSKAKTDSINILADVLPEEMPTTVLQSMKLGVDVNRHKEIIVKAISAILLLLLKHFKLNHIYQFEYMAQHLVFANCIPLILKFFNQNIMSYITAKNSISVLDFPHCVVHELPELTAESLEAGDNNQFCWRNLFSCINLLRILNKLTKWKHSRTMMLVVFKSAPILKRALKVKQAMMQLYVLKLLKVQTKYLGRQWRKSNMKTMSAIYQKVRHRLNDDWAYGNDLDARPWDFQAEECALRANIERFNSRRYDKTHSNPDFLPVDNCLQSVLGQRVDLPEDFQMNYDLWLEREVFSKPISWEELLQ; this is encoded by the exons ATGGACGTCGGTGGAAACGGTGGTGGGCTACCTGTAAACAATAAACAGAGAGCTATGCTGCCTAACAAAAGCAGAGGCGAATTTACCCGCAACCCCAGAAAAGATTCAGAG GGGCTGTCTGAGTCTCCAGACCTCGAGTTTGAATATGCAGATACAGACAAGTGGGCCGCAGAGCTTTCAG AGCTGTACAGTTATACTGAAGGACCAGAGTTTGCTCTTAATAGGAAGTGCTTTGAGGAGGAATTCAGAGCACATG TGTCTGATAAGAAGTGGACAGAGCTTGATGCAGCTCAGCACAGAGCTCACGCCATGCGCCTGTTGGACAATCTGGAGGTGATTGCCCGGGAGAAGAGGCTGAAGGTTGCCAGGGCCATCCTGTACATGGCACAGG GAACCTTTGCCGAGTGCAGCTCTGAGGCTGAGGTGCAGCACTGGATGAGATACAACGTCTTCCTGCTGCTGGATGTGGGGACCTTCTCTGCTCTGGTCGAACTGCTCAACATGGAGATTGA tAACAGTGCTGCCTGTAGCAGTGCTGTCAGGAAACCAGCCATCTCCCTCGCTGATAGCACAGATCTCAGGGTCCTGCTTAACATAATGTACCTGATGGTAGAAACGATTCAGCAGGAGGACCCAGCGGACAGGCCTGAATGGAGAGTCATCAGGGAAACCGTCAGAGCAGAACTGG GATCTCCGCTGTTCAACAACGAGCCCATTTCCGTCATGCTCTTTGGTATGGTTACCAAGTTCTGCAGCGGTCACGCCCCCCATTTTCCAATGAAGAAGGTGTTATTGCTGTTGTGGAAGAGCATactg TTCACACTCGGAGGGTTTGAGCAGCTCCAAAGCATAAAGGTTCATAAGCGTGAGGAGCTGGGTCTTCCCCCTCTCCCGGAGGACAGCATCCGAGTTATACGCAGCATGAGAGCCGCTTCTCCTCCTGCGTCTGCATCTGACCTCATAGAGCAGCAACAAAAACGGGCGCGTCGTGAACACAAG GCGCTGATCAAACAGGATAATCTGGATGCTTTCAATGAAAAGGACCCTTACAAGGCTGATGACTCTCGTGAGGATGAGGATGACAACGACGACAATGACAACTCTATAGAGGCAGAGACTTTCCCACTAGAAAGGGATGAGGTGATGCCTCCCCCTATTCCTCACCCTCCATCAGAGAGGGTGTCCTTCCCCAAAGGCCTGCCGTGGGCTCCTAAAGTCAG GGAAAAGGACATTGAAAATTTCTTGGAATCAAGTAGAAGTAAATTTATTGGTTACACACTTGGAAG TGATACGGATACTGTTGTTGGCTTGCCAAGGCCAATTCATGAGAGCATCAAGACGTTAAAGCAG CATAAGTACGTCTCCATAGCTGAGATTCAGATTTCAAAGGAGGAGGAGTTTCAGAAAACACCTCTGTCTGGG GgtgaagaggaggtggagatgtGCTCCACTGAGCTGCTCTATCAGGGAATTCTGCCCAGTTTACCTCAATATATG ATTGCTCTGCTGAAGATCCTACTCGCAGCAGCTCCGACCTCTAAAGCCAAGACAGATTCCATCAACATCCTGGCTGATGTGTTGCCAGAGGAGATGCC gacCACGGTGTTGCAAAGCATGAAACTCGGCGTCGATGTCAATCGACACAAAGAGATCATTGTGAAGGCAATCTCtgccatcctgctgctgcttctgaaACACTTCAAACTGAACCACATCTACCAA tttgagTACATGGCTCAACATCTAGTGTTTGCCAACTGCATCCCGCTCATTCTGAAGTTCTTCAACCAGAACATCATGTCTTACATCACAGCTAAGAATAG CATCTCAGTACTTGACTTTCCTCACTGCGTGGTGCACGAGCTCCCTGAGTTAACTGCAGAAAGTTTG GAAGCAGGAGACAACAATCAGTTTTGCTGGAGGAATCTGTTTTCCTGCATCAACCTGCTGAGGATCCTCAACAAACTGACCAAGTGGAAGCACTCCAGAACTATG ATGCTGGTGGTGTTTAAGTCCGCTCCCATCCTGAAGAGGGCGCTGAAGGTCAAGCAGGCCATGATGCAGCTCTACGTCCTCAAGCTGCTCAAAGTGCAAACCAAATACCTGGGACGCCAGTGGAGGAAGAGCAACATGAAGACCATGTCCGCCATCTACCAGAAGGTCCGACATCGGCTCAATGATGACTGGGCCTACGGAAACG ATCTGGATGCTCGTCCCTGGGACTTCCAGGCAGAGGAATGCGCTCTGCGGGCCAACATCGAACGCTTCAACAGCCGCCGTTACGACAAGACCCACAGTAATCCGGACTTCCTGCCTGTGGACAACTGTCTGCAGAGTGTTCTGGGGCAGCGGGTGGACCTGCCAGAGGACTTCCAAATGAACTATGACCTCTGGCTGGAGCGCGAGGTCTTCTCCAAACCTATTTCCTGGGAGGAACTGCTACAGTGA